One Leisingera sp. M658 genomic window carries:
- a CDS encoding OmpA family protein — translation MFRITLSILTVLFLLIRPALAAGPFEHGWQLNPESSAIRFISIKKGSIAESSRFAAFSGSISDQGDARIQIALDSVDTSIDLRNVRMRFLFFETFTYPEAVVTARIDPAMISDLAAVQRKRIDLPVTLSLHGVKADLTVPVAVTSLGNDRVSVATVQPVILKLEAFNLNPGREKLEEAAGVTITPVGLVSMDLMFDRTSPGSTPVPAGTVTAGAATALEASGDFSREACSGRFEILSQGRSVNFAPSTARLDANSRDFLDSLSDIIRRCPGMVVEVGGHTDSQGKAAWNMKLSEKRAAAVAQYLQRMEIPAERLVAVGYGETTPLVSNNTAQNRAKNRRIEFKVLN, via the coding sequence ATGTTCCGTATAACCCTTTCAATTTTAACAGTTTTATTCCTCCTCATCCGTCCGGCCCTGGCCGCCGGCCCGTTTGAGCACGGCTGGCAGCTCAACCCCGAATCCTCCGCCATCCGCTTTATATCGATCAAAAAGGGCAGCATTGCGGAATCCAGCCGTTTTGCTGCATTTTCCGGCAGTATCTCCGACCAGGGCGACGCCAGAATCCAGATTGCGCTCGATTCCGTAGATACCTCCATTGACCTTCGCAACGTGCGGATGCGGTTTCTGTTCTTTGAAACCTTCACCTACCCCGAAGCCGTGGTCACCGCCCGGATCGACCCGGCCATGATCTCAGATCTTGCTGCCGTGCAGCGCAAGCGGATTGACCTTCCAGTCACCCTGTCGCTGCACGGGGTCAAAGCGGACCTGACCGTTCCGGTAGCGGTAACATCGCTGGGCAACGACCGCGTTTCTGTTGCCACCGTGCAGCCTGTCATTCTCAAGCTGGAGGCATTCAACCTCAACCCCGGCCGGGAAAAACTTGAGGAAGCAGCAGGCGTCACCATCACACCCGTTGGCCTGGTCAGCATGGACCTGATGTTTGACCGCACCTCGCCCGGCAGCACGCCTGTCCCCGCGGGGACAGTCACTGCGGGGGCCGCCACCGCACTGGAAGCCAGCGGCGATTTCAGCCGGGAGGCCTGCTCCGGCCGGTTTGAAATCCTGTCGCAAGGCCGCAGCGTGAACTTTGCCCCATCCACCGCCCGGCTTGATGCCAACTCCCGTGACTTTCTGGACAGCCTCTCGGACATCATCCGCCGCTGCCCCGGCATGGTGGTCGAAGTCGGCGGCCACACCGACAGCCAGGGCAAAGCCGCCTGGAACATGAAGCTGAGCGAGAAGCGGGCCGCGGCAGTCGCCCAGTACCTGCAGCGGATGGAGATTCCGGCCGAGCGCCTGGTGGCCGTCGGCTATGGCGAGAC
- a CDS encoding DUF4384 domain-containing protein — MSRAPAIWALGLAASALVHAAGAGALLISLVPQPLPQQPSPESSLNLQAHRIPRSEAVPQTANSEQAFESEAQSQGLDAGAVPQTSARPQALPANRLASAAPAAASLPPAAAPSPAANPAPNTGQKLAAAPAQAASLAVARPARQQAKTVEPAAEKTLPAQAESQAAAPGTPAPVLLAAAQDPATPLSLTAPALTAAAAKQPDLAALPQSAPASQPSPQAQPESAALADAAPNPLQTPAAIPDAPRIKAALAFQGGTGDIDPASLAAFQSFMQPGDAVAEGNPLRDGVAGILSAVPCSRLQVAFVPETATLQVRGHLPEDGLRSPVLAALQARMGADITVSDQMRLLPRPQCGALAGISNVGLPQSTDQITNPLLVGADAHARVLDYSGGERLFFDLTAPDYPAYVYVDYFDAGGAVLHLSPNELVPLAETAPKSALRVGAKEAGDPGLQITVAPPYGQEIAVAIAASHPLYEGLRPLSEPAEPYLEFLRSQVAAARAEHTDFKGEWVYFLITTHAP, encoded by the coding sequence ACGCGGCAGGCGCCGGCGCGCTGCTGATCTCGCTGGTGCCGCAACCCCTGCCGCAACAGCCCAGCCCGGAAAGCAGCCTTAACCTGCAGGCCCACCGCATCCCGCGTTCCGAAGCCGTGCCGCAAACAGCCAACAGCGAGCAAGCGTTTGAAAGTGAAGCACAAAGCCAAGGCCTAGACGCAGGCGCGGTCCCGCAAACAAGCGCCAGACCTCAGGCCCTGCCTGCGAACCGTCTTGCCTCTGCAGCTCCAGCAGCTGCCAGCCTGCCACCAGCTGCTGCCCCCTCGCCTGCAGCAAATCCCGCACCAAACACCGGGCAAAAACTTGCCGCCGCCCCGGCTCAGGCGGCAAGCCTGGCTGTCGCCCGCCCGGCCCGCCAGCAAGCAAAAACCGTTGAACCCGCAGCCGAAAAGACTCTTCCTGCTCAGGCAGAATCACAAGCCGCAGCACCCGGTACGCCCGCACCCGTGCTGCTGGCTGCTGCACAGGACCCTGCAACACCACTGTCACTTACAGCCCCTGCGCTGACCGCCGCCGCAGCTAAACAGCCGGATCTGGCCGCCTTGCCGCAGTCCGCTCCTGCCAGCCAGCCCAGCCCCCAAGCACAGCCCGAAAGCGCAGCACTGGCTGACGCCGCACCCAATCCGCTGCAAACCCCCGCCGCCATTCCCGATGCTCCCCGCATTAAGGCGGCATTGGCCTTTCAGGGCGGCACCGGCGACATCGACCCGGCCTCTCTCGCGGCATTTCAATCCTTCATGCAGCCCGGCGATGCCGTGGCTGAAGGCAACCCGCTGCGCGACGGGGTCGCCGGCATCCTCTCCGCCGTGCCCTGCTCCCGCCTTCAGGTCGCCTTTGTGCCCGAAACTGCCACGCTCCAGGTCCGCGGCCACCTGCCCGAAGACGGCCTGCGCTCGCCCGTTCTGGCCGCGCTTCAGGCCCGGATGGGCGCCGATATCACCGTGTCCGATCAGATGCGCCTGCTGCCCCGCCCGCAATGCGGTGCGCTGGCCGGGATCTCGAACGTCGGCCTACCGCAAAGCACCGACCAGATCACCAATCCGCTGCTGGTCGGCGCCGATGCCCACGCCCGGGTGCTCGACTATTCCGGTGGCGAGCGGCTGTTCTTTGACCTCACCGCGCCAGACTACCCGGCCTATGTCTATGTGGATTATTTCGACGCCGGCGGCGCGGTGCTGCACCTTTCCCCGAACGAGCTGGTGCCGCTGGCAGAAACCGCCCCCAAAAGCGCCCTGCGGGTCGGTGCCAAAGAGGCAGGAGATCCCGGCCTGCAAATCACCGTCGCCCCGCCCTACGGCCAGGAAATCGCAGTGGCCATTGCCGCCTCCCACCCGCTGTACGAAGGCCTTCGCCCGCTCAGCGAACCGGCGGAACCCTACCTGGAATTTCTGCGCAGCCAGGTCGCAGCAGCCCGCGCTGAACATACGGATTTCAAGGGCGAATGGGTCTATTTCTTGATCACCACCCACGCCCCTTAG
- a CDS encoding caspase family protein, with the protein MRGLMIWVRLMVLAVAAACWGATVLAEERLALVIGNSAYGSVSPLDNPVRDARLIAQTLEGLGFDVTLAADTRQIEMKRAIGQFGRKLRGAGEDATGLFYYAGHGVQSFGSNYLLPVDVALADAADLDLMAVEAQSVLRQMASARNRTNIVILDACRNNPFEAVADLNASGLAEMKAPTGTFLAYATAPGDVALDGTGENSPFTEALAREIVVPGAPVEQVFKQVRRAVLEQSGGGQTPWDTSSLVSDFVFAEAAPEAVMSAAEVQEAQIWRSVKASRDAMQIMLYLRGYGDGKHADEARGLLSELMAEELQGSAAVAAAPAAASAPAVADAETAMFEAAQGDGSKAAYEAYLMAYPEGQFAEMAAVELAAMRAGASQDPEAGGAAVAAAPKAEPAPVPLPEAGPVTYASPLHSEMPQIAGLTLAEAVTRSPAFPPIEGLPESYWKGQACSSCHQWTRERLCTQGNTYLSLNMQRSLGKQHPFGGALKQALKSWAAGGCQ; encoded by the coding sequence GTGCGTGGTTTGATGATCTGGGTCCGGCTGATGGTGCTGGCTGTTGCGGCGGCCTGCTGGGGTGCCACAGTTCTGGCAGAAGAGCGGCTGGCGCTGGTGATCGGCAATTCGGCCTATGGTTCGGTCTCGCCGCTGGACAATCCGGTGCGCGATGCCCGGCTGATTGCACAGACGCTGGAGGGGCTGGGATTTGATGTCACCCTGGCGGCGGATACCCGGCAAATTGAAATGAAGCGCGCCATCGGCCAGTTCGGGCGCAAGCTGCGCGGGGCAGGGGAAGACGCGACGGGCCTGTTTTACTATGCCGGCCACGGGGTGCAGAGCTTTGGCAGCAATTACCTGCTGCCGGTCGATGTCGCCCTGGCGGATGCGGCGGATCTGGACCTGATGGCGGTGGAGGCGCAGTCGGTCTTGCGGCAGATGGCCTCGGCGCGCAACCGCACCAATATCGTGATCCTGGATGCCTGCCGCAACAACCCGTTTGAGGCGGTGGCGGATCTGAACGCAAGCGGACTGGCGGAGATGAAGGCGCCGACCGGTACCTTCCTGGCCTATGCCACGGCGCCGGGCGATGTGGCGCTGGACGGTACCGGGGAGAACAGCCCGTTCACCGAGGCGCTGGCGCGCGAGATCGTGGTGCCGGGGGCACCGGTGGAGCAGGTGTTCAAACAGGTGCGCCGGGCTGTGCTGGAGCAGAGCGGCGGCGGTCAGACGCCCTGGGACACGTCCTCGCTGGTCAGCGATTTTGTTTTTGCCGAAGCCGCGCCGGAAGCGGTAATGAGCGCGGCAGAAGTGCAGGAAGCGCAGATCTGGCGCTCGGTCAAGGCGTCGCGCGATGCGATGCAGATCATGCTGTATTTGCGGGGCTACGGTGACGGGAAGCATGCGGATGAGGCACGGGGGCTGCTGTCCGAACTGATGGCGGAAGAACTGCAGGGCAGTGCGGCGGTTGCCGCAGCTCCGGCGGCGGCTTCGGCTCCGGCTGTTGCGGATGCTGAAACGGCGATGTTCGAGGCCGCACAGGGTGATGGCAGCAAGGCCGCGTATGAGGCCTATCTGATGGCCTATCCCGAAGGCCAGTTTGCCGAGATGGCGGCGGTGGAACTGGCGGCGATGCGCGCCGGGGCAAGCCAGGATCCGGAGGCCGGCGGCGCGGCAGTTGCTGCGGCACCAAAGGCCGAACCTGCACCGGTGCCGCTGCCCGAAGCGGGGCCGGTCACCTATGCCAGCCCGCTGCATTCGGAAATGCCGCAGATTGCCGGGCTGACCCTGGCCGAGGCAGTGACCCGTTCCCCCGCATTTCCGCCCATTGAGGGCCTGCCGGAGAGTTATTGGAAAGGTCAGGCCTGCAGTTCCTGCCACCAATGGACGCGCGAACGTCTTTGCACGCAAGGGAATACTTATCTTAGCCTCAACATGCAGCGTTCGCTGGGCAAGCAGCATCCCTTTGGCGGGGCATTGAAACAGGCGCTGAAGAGCTGGGCGGCGGGCGGCTGCCAGTAA